A stretch of the Vanacampus margaritifer isolate UIUO_Vmar chromosome 6, RoL_Vmar_1.0, whole genome shotgun sequence genome encodes the following:
- the LOC144053803 gene encoding pleckstrin homology domain-containing family A member 7-like isoform X3 produces MAAPLGRDSLPEHWTYGVCGDGRVFFINDLTRETTWLHPRSAEPVNSGHMIRSDLPKGWEEGFTEEGASYFIDHNQRSTTFRHPVTGRVSPDNIDFLLQEQLLSPRVMSQPGVEQLSSTTVSEVSTITTSSAVDTNSTSKGSRPGGSRVHSFGKREHSIKRNPNVPVVVRGWLYKQDSSGMRLWKRKWFVLSEFCLFYYKDSREEAVLGSIPLPSYVMSPVGPEDHISRKYAFKAGHPGRGSRVYKSNSVIGSQAEHPGMRTYYFSADTQEDMNTWLRAMNQAANMKGPVDTGGRQSDQSDHFHMMRHQTVTHTNHIYNHKAPEPHRPAVHEVLLEPIHHDPNDRRSFHKDSPVATEMDTHASLPANPTATALPPPNHTSSSAPVSRVPSRAPSRSPSTLPPGVAARNGLVETPSPILEPNGIAAGTYQRASEAPQEMRRRSTLDQVEQWVKVQKAEHKGPPSRDNTLPRRTPPAQPKFGTLDAHQTLPKTPRHSPPMARLGEYKYAQDRLSHFHLTPELGGPSSNTVLQLYEWQQRQQYRHGSPTAPLYTPAPDYPFGARPPSTIPPAAKHKGPPRCVSVPPSPVDIPPPGVSRTLSPAHRPHTPIDRVTVRPSANVSVVDSMFAISPRRTKSQIFKASTLERRSLPPSNYITHTVSAPSLHGKTPDELTLLLIQLRRQQAKMAAARQHTLEQLQRHGLLTAGPLIAVDPLPTLNHLSLGETQVDDTYKQLKQDLGYLDLKVAGSQTLKASGKPVMVAESDVDVKLSRLCEQDKILKDLEVRISSLKKDKDKLESVLDVSHQQMELFQEQPAHVHKIAYQQRLLQEDLVSIRAQISRLSTEMTQAWDEYGWLEKSVEQLRAVLQARMNHSATLQEKGEMKRELWRIEDVMAGLSGSKANYKVSIDSVQNPERKLVPSVSEPSVPSSSADIQPPPRSSVPSVFSQTLPHNFVPKWAEDGAPPRPPLPRMYDYEETPPAVPPLPKEASAVIRHMSVRGLKRQSDERKRDREGGHYVPNGDCKTDLRSFLSEPELLAITHHNTNADYQYPDHKAGLSGASWKNQSDALSSFVTLRRCPGTAVDRERPKSALDCLSSEYLGGAPPPTRGGRMSAEEQLERMKRHQRALVRERKRNLSQGERTSAPPATSVLDWREERPGAEGQSDEGHMEGADEWVTAKATLIREVDVEPLDYDLDISRELSMPQKVSIPERYVESDPEEPLSPEEEEERSLRTERIRKILTKSNVQNFQSTSLDLSELDSVLQEQDKIMKTSWALASQASRKSKLVAAKAAAAASQ; encoded by the exons GCTACTGAGTCCTCGCGTCATGTCCCAACCCGGCGTGGAGCAGCTCTCCAGCACCACCGTCAGCGAGGTCTCCACCATCACCACCTCTTCCGCCGTGGACACCAACTCCACCTCCAAG ggTTCTCGCCCTGGCGGCAGCAGGGTACACAGTTTTGGCAAGAGAGAGCATTCCATCAAGAGGAACCCAAATGTGCCTGTTGTGGTCCGAGGATGGCTGTACAAACAG GACAGCTCCGGGATGCGTCTTTGGAAGAGGAAATGGTTCGTCTTGTCTGAATTCTGCCTCTTCTACTACAAAg ACAGCAGAGAGGAGGCGGTCCTGGGCAGCATTCCGCTTCCCAGCTATGTCATGTCACCCGTGGGACCCGAGGACCACATCAGCCGCAAGTACGCCTTCAAG GCCGGCCACCCGGGCAGGGGTTCGCGGGTTTACAAAAGCAACTCTGTGATTGGCTCACAGGCAGAGCACCCGGGCATGCGCACGTACTACTTCAGCGCTGACACGCAGGAGGACATgaacacctggctgagggccaTGAACCAAGCCGCCAACATGAAAGGTCCCGTCGACACAGGCGGCAG ACAATCTGACCAGTCGGATCACTTCCACATGATGCGTCATCAGACCGTCACGCACACCAACCACATCTACAACCACAAAGCTCCAGAACCCCATAGACCCGCCGTCCACGAGGTTCTCCTGGAGCCCATCCATCACGACCCCAATGACCGTCGCAGCTTCCACAAAGACTCTCCTGTCGCCACGGAGATGGACACCCACGCCTCCCTCCCCGCCAACCCCACGGCCACCGCCCTCCCGCCGCCGAACCACACGTCCTCGTCGGCGCCCGTGTCCAGGGTGCCGTCTCGAGCTCCCTCGCGGTCTCCCTCCACACTGCCCCCGGGTGTCGCCGCCAGGAACGGCCTGGTGGAGACGCCCAGCCCCATCTTGGAGCCCAATGGGATCGCGGCGGGGACGTACCAGAGGGCATCGGAAGCCCCCCAGGaaatgaggaggaggagtaCTCTGGACCAGGTGGAGCAGTGGGTCAAGGTGCAGAAAGCTGAACATAAAGG TCCTCCATCCCGAGACAACACCCTTCCCCGCCGTACGCCGCCAGCCCAACCCAAGTTCGGCACCCTGGATGCACACCAGACCCTGCCAAAGACCCCCCGCCACAGCCCCCCGATGGCACGCCTCGGCGAGTACAAGTACGCCCAGGACCGCCTGAGCCACTTCCACCTCACCCCTGAACTGGGCGGCCCGAGTTCTAACACGGTCCTGCAGCTGTACGAGTGGCAGCAGCGCCAGCAGTATCGCCACGGCAGCCCCACGGCGCCGCTCTACACGCCGGCTCCGGACTACCCTTTCGGTGCCCGGCCGCCGTCCACCATTCCTCCAGCCGCCAAGCACAAAGGGCCACCGCGCTGCGTGTCGGTTCCGCCGTCGCCCGTGGACATCCCGCCACCGGGCGTCAGCAGGACCTTGTCGCCCGCCCACCGCCCGCACACGCCGATTGATCGCGTGACAGTGAGACCCTCGGCCAATGTGTCGGTGGTGGACAGCATGTTCGCCATTTCACCGCGCAGGACCAAGTCTCAGATCTTCAAG GCATCCACCTTGGAGAGGCGCTCTCTGCCTCCATCTAACTACATCACGCACACGGTCAGTGCGCCCAGCCTCCATGGGAAAACG CCCGATGAGCTCACCCTGCTCCTCATTCAGCTGCGCCGGCAGCAGGCCAAGATGGCGGCCGCCCGCCAGCACACGCTGGAGCAGCTGCAGCGCCACGGCCTGTTGACCGCGGGCCCCCTCATCGCCGTCGACCCACTTCCTACGCTAAACCACCTCAGTCTGGGCGAAACACAG GTGGATGACACGTACAAGCAGCTGAAGCAAGACCTGGGGTATCTGGACCTGAAG GTGGCCGGAAGTCAAACGCTGAAGGCGTCGGGGAAGCCCGTCATGGTCGCAGAGAGCGACGTGGAT GTGAAGCTGAGTCGGCTGTGCGAGCAAGACAAGATACTGAAGGACTTGGAAGTGCGAATCAGCTCATTGAAGAAGGATAAG GACAAGCTGGAGAGTGTGCTGGACGTGTCCCACCAGCAGATGGAGCTGTTCCAGGAGCAGCCGGCCCACGTGCACAAAATCGCCTACCAGCAGAGACTCCTGCAGGAGGACCTGGTCTCTATCAGGGCCCAGATATCCCGACTCTCCACG GAAATGACGCAGGCCTGGGATGAGTACGGTTGGCTGGAGAAATCGGTGGAGCAGCTGAGGGCGGTGTTGCAGGCCCGCATGAACCACAGCGCCACTTTGCAG GAAAAAGGTGAGATGAAGCGCGAGCTGTGGAGGATCGAGGATGTGATGGCGGGATTGAGCGGCAGCAAAGCCAATTACAAAGTTAGCATCGACTCTGTGCAGAATCCAG AGAGGAAGTTAGTGCCTTCCGTGTCAGAGCCCAGCGTGCCTTCTTCCAGTGCCGACATCCAGCCGCCTCCCCGTAGCTCCGTCCCGAGCGTCTTCTCGCAAACGTTGCCTCACAACTTTGTGCCAAAGTGG GCAGAGGACGGCGCTCCGCCCCGACCGCCGCTCCCTCGCATGTACGACTATGAGGAGACGCCGCCTGCCGTGCCGCCGCTGCCCAAGGAGGCGTCGGCGGTCATCCGCCATATGTCGGTGCGAGGCCTCAAGCGGCAGTCTGATGAGAGGAAGCGGGACCGGGAGGGCGGACACTATGTCCCCAATGGAGACTGTAAG ACTGACTTGCGTTCGTTCCTGAGTGAACCCGAGCTTCTGGCCATCACCCACCACAACACCAATGCAGACTACCAGTATCCTGACCATAAAG CAGGTCTGTCGGGCGCGTCATGGAAGAATCAGTCGGATGCCTTGTCATCCTTCGTCACATTGAGGAGATGCCCCGGAACTGCTGTGGATAGG GAGCGACCCAAGAGTGCCTTGGATTGTTTGTCGTCTGAGTACCTGGGCGGCGCCCCTCCTCCTACCCGTGGCGGCCGAATGAGCGCCGAGGAGCAGCTGGAGCGCATGAAGCGCCACCAGAGGGCGCTGGTGCGCGAACGGAAGCGGAACCTCAGCCAGGGCGAACGCACAAGCGCCCCACCAGCCACCTCC GTCTTGGATTGGCGGGAGGAGCGTCCCGGAGCCGAAGGTCAAAGTGACGAAGGTCACATGGAGGGAGCAGATGAGTGGGTGACGGCCAAGGCCACGCTGATCCGAGAAGTGGACGTGGAACCTTTGGACTACGACCTCGACATCAGCAGAGAG CTGTCCATGCCGCAAAAGGTGTCCATCCCGGAACGTTACGTGGAGTCGGATCCCGAGGAGCCGCTGAGCccggaggaagaggaagagcgaAGTCTTCGTACGGAACGTATCAGGAAGATCCTCACAAAGTCCAA CGTTCAGAATTTCCAGTCGACATCGTTGGACCTGAGCGAGCTGGACTCGGTTCTCCAAGAGCAGGACAAGATCATGAAAACATCATGGGCGCTCGCGTCACAGGCCTCCAGGAAGAGCAAACTGGTGGCAG ccaaagctgctgctgctgccagcCAGTGA
- the LOC144053803 gene encoding pleckstrin homology domain-containing family A member 7-like isoform X4 gives MAAPLGRDSLPEHWTYGVCGDGRVFFINDLTRETTWLHPRSAEPVNSGHMIRSDLPKGWEEGFTEEGASYFIDHNQRSTTFRHPVTGRVSPDNIDFLLQEQLLSPRVMSQPGVEQLSSTTVSEVSTITTSSAVDTNSTSKGSRPGGSRVHSFGKREHSIKRNPNVPVVVRGWLYKQDSSGMRLWKRKWFVLSEFCLFYYKDSREEAVLGSIPLPSYVMSPVGPEDHISRKYAFKAEHPGMRTYYFSADTQEDMNTWLRAMNQAANMKGPVDTGGRQSDQSDHFHMMRHQTVTHTNHIYNHKAPEPHRPAVHEVLLEPIHHDPNDRRSFHKDSPVATEMDTHASLPANPTATALPPPNHTSSSAPVSRVPSRAPSRSPSTLPPGVAARNGLVETPSPILEPNGIAAGTYQRASEAPQEMRRRSTLDQVEQWVKVQKAEHKGPPSRDNTLPRRTPPAQPKFGTLDAHQTLPKTPRHSPPMARLGEYKYAQDRLSHFHLTPELGGPSSNTVLQLYEWQQRQQYRHGSPTAPLYTPAPDYPFGARPPSTIPPAAKHKGPPRCVSVPPSPVDIPPPGVSRTLSPAHRPHTPIDRVTVRPSANVSVVDSMFAISPRRTKSQIFKASTLERRSLPPSNYITHTVSAPSLHGKTPDELTLLLIQLRRQQAKMAAARQHTLEQLQRHGLLTAGPLIAVDPLPTLNHLSLGETQVDDTYKQLKQDLGYLDLKVAGSQTLKASGKPVMVAESDVDVKLSRLCEQDKILKDLEVRISSLKKDKDKLESVLDVSHQQMELFQEQPAHVHKIAYQQRLLQEDLVSIRAQISRLSTEMTQAWDEYGWLEKSVEQLRAVLQARMNHSATLQQEKGEMKRELWRIEDVMAGLSGSKANYKVSIDSVQNPERKLVPSVSEPSVPSSSADIQPPPRSSVPSVFSQTLPHNFVPKWAEDGAPPRPPLPRMYDYEETPPAVPPLPKEASAVIRHMSVRGLKRQSDERKRDREGGHYVPNGDCKTDLRSFLSEPELLAITHHNTNADYQYPDHKAGLSGASWKNQSDALSSFVTLRRCPGTAVDRERPKSALDCLSSEYLGGAPPPTRGGRMSAEEQLERMKRHQRALVRERKRNLSQGERTSAPPATSVLDWREERPGAEGQSDEGHMEGADEWVTAKATLIREVDVEPLDYDLDISRELSMPQKVSIPERYVESDPEEPLSPEEEEERSLRTERIRKILTKSNVQNFQSTSLDLSELDSVLQEQDKIMKTSWALASQASRKSKLVAAKAAAAASQ, from the exons GCTACTGAGTCCTCGCGTCATGTCCCAACCCGGCGTGGAGCAGCTCTCCAGCACCACCGTCAGCGAGGTCTCCACCATCACCACCTCTTCCGCCGTGGACACCAACTCCACCTCCAAG ggTTCTCGCCCTGGCGGCAGCAGGGTACACAGTTTTGGCAAGAGAGAGCATTCCATCAAGAGGAACCCAAATGTGCCTGTTGTGGTCCGAGGATGGCTGTACAAACAG GACAGCTCCGGGATGCGTCTTTGGAAGAGGAAATGGTTCGTCTTGTCTGAATTCTGCCTCTTCTACTACAAAg ACAGCAGAGAGGAGGCGGTCCTGGGCAGCATTCCGCTTCCCAGCTATGTCATGTCACCCGTGGGACCCGAGGACCACATCAGCCGCAAGTACGCCTTCAAG GCAGAGCACCCGGGCATGCGCACGTACTACTTCAGCGCTGACACGCAGGAGGACATgaacacctggctgagggccaTGAACCAAGCCGCCAACATGAAAGGTCCCGTCGACACAGGCGGCAG ACAATCTGACCAGTCGGATCACTTCCACATGATGCGTCATCAGACCGTCACGCACACCAACCACATCTACAACCACAAAGCTCCAGAACCCCATAGACCCGCCGTCCACGAGGTTCTCCTGGAGCCCATCCATCACGACCCCAATGACCGTCGCAGCTTCCACAAAGACTCTCCTGTCGCCACGGAGATGGACACCCACGCCTCCCTCCCCGCCAACCCCACGGCCACCGCCCTCCCGCCGCCGAACCACACGTCCTCGTCGGCGCCCGTGTCCAGGGTGCCGTCTCGAGCTCCCTCGCGGTCTCCCTCCACACTGCCCCCGGGTGTCGCCGCCAGGAACGGCCTGGTGGAGACGCCCAGCCCCATCTTGGAGCCCAATGGGATCGCGGCGGGGACGTACCAGAGGGCATCGGAAGCCCCCCAGGaaatgaggaggaggagtaCTCTGGACCAGGTGGAGCAGTGGGTCAAGGTGCAGAAAGCTGAACATAAAGG TCCTCCATCCCGAGACAACACCCTTCCCCGCCGTACGCCGCCAGCCCAACCCAAGTTCGGCACCCTGGATGCACACCAGACCCTGCCAAAGACCCCCCGCCACAGCCCCCCGATGGCACGCCTCGGCGAGTACAAGTACGCCCAGGACCGCCTGAGCCACTTCCACCTCACCCCTGAACTGGGCGGCCCGAGTTCTAACACGGTCCTGCAGCTGTACGAGTGGCAGCAGCGCCAGCAGTATCGCCACGGCAGCCCCACGGCGCCGCTCTACACGCCGGCTCCGGACTACCCTTTCGGTGCCCGGCCGCCGTCCACCATTCCTCCAGCCGCCAAGCACAAAGGGCCACCGCGCTGCGTGTCGGTTCCGCCGTCGCCCGTGGACATCCCGCCACCGGGCGTCAGCAGGACCTTGTCGCCCGCCCACCGCCCGCACACGCCGATTGATCGCGTGACAGTGAGACCCTCGGCCAATGTGTCGGTGGTGGACAGCATGTTCGCCATTTCACCGCGCAGGACCAAGTCTCAGATCTTCAAG GCATCCACCTTGGAGAGGCGCTCTCTGCCTCCATCTAACTACATCACGCACACGGTCAGTGCGCCCAGCCTCCATGGGAAAACG CCCGATGAGCTCACCCTGCTCCTCATTCAGCTGCGCCGGCAGCAGGCCAAGATGGCGGCCGCCCGCCAGCACACGCTGGAGCAGCTGCAGCGCCACGGCCTGTTGACCGCGGGCCCCCTCATCGCCGTCGACCCACTTCCTACGCTAAACCACCTCAGTCTGGGCGAAACACAG GTGGATGACACGTACAAGCAGCTGAAGCAAGACCTGGGGTATCTGGACCTGAAG GTGGCCGGAAGTCAAACGCTGAAGGCGTCGGGGAAGCCCGTCATGGTCGCAGAGAGCGACGTGGAT GTGAAGCTGAGTCGGCTGTGCGAGCAAGACAAGATACTGAAGGACTTGGAAGTGCGAATCAGCTCATTGAAGAAGGATAAG GACAAGCTGGAGAGTGTGCTGGACGTGTCCCACCAGCAGATGGAGCTGTTCCAGGAGCAGCCGGCCCACGTGCACAAAATCGCCTACCAGCAGAGACTCCTGCAGGAGGACCTGGTCTCTATCAGGGCCCAGATATCCCGACTCTCCACG GAAATGACGCAGGCCTGGGATGAGTACGGTTGGCTGGAGAAATCGGTGGAGCAGCTGAGGGCGGTGTTGCAGGCCCGCATGAACCACAGCGCCACTTTGCAG CAGGAAAAAGGTGAGATGAAGCGCGAGCTGTGGAGGATCGAGGATGTGATGGCGGGATTGAGCGGCAGCAAAGCCAATTACAAAGTTAGCATCGACTCTGTGCAGAATCCAG AGAGGAAGTTAGTGCCTTCCGTGTCAGAGCCCAGCGTGCCTTCTTCCAGTGCCGACATCCAGCCGCCTCCCCGTAGCTCCGTCCCGAGCGTCTTCTCGCAAACGTTGCCTCACAACTTTGTGCCAAAGTGG GCAGAGGACGGCGCTCCGCCCCGACCGCCGCTCCCTCGCATGTACGACTATGAGGAGACGCCGCCTGCCGTGCCGCCGCTGCCCAAGGAGGCGTCGGCGGTCATCCGCCATATGTCGGTGCGAGGCCTCAAGCGGCAGTCTGATGAGAGGAAGCGGGACCGGGAGGGCGGACACTATGTCCCCAATGGAGACTGTAAG ACTGACTTGCGTTCGTTCCTGAGTGAACCCGAGCTTCTGGCCATCACCCACCACAACACCAATGCAGACTACCAGTATCCTGACCATAAAG CAGGTCTGTCGGGCGCGTCATGGAAGAATCAGTCGGATGCCTTGTCATCCTTCGTCACATTGAGGAGATGCCCCGGAACTGCTGTGGATAGG GAGCGACCCAAGAGTGCCTTGGATTGTTTGTCGTCTGAGTACCTGGGCGGCGCCCCTCCTCCTACCCGTGGCGGCCGAATGAGCGCCGAGGAGCAGCTGGAGCGCATGAAGCGCCACCAGAGGGCGCTGGTGCGCGAACGGAAGCGGAACCTCAGCCAGGGCGAACGCACAAGCGCCCCACCAGCCACCTCC GTCTTGGATTGGCGGGAGGAGCGTCCCGGAGCCGAAGGTCAAAGTGACGAAGGTCACATGGAGGGAGCAGATGAGTGGGTGACGGCCAAGGCCACGCTGATCCGAGAAGTGGACGTGGAACCTTTGGACTACGACCTCGACATCAGCAGAGAG CTGTCCATGCCGCAAAAGGTGTCCATCCCGGAACGTTACGTGGAGTCGGATCCCGAGGAGCCGCTGAGCccggaggaagaggaagagcgaAGTCTTCGTACGGAACGTATCAGGAAGATCCTCACAAAGTCCAA CGTTCAGAATTTCCAGTCGACATCGTTGGACCTGAGCGAGCTGGACTCGGTTCTCCAAGAGCAGGACAAGATCATGAAAACATCATGGGCGCTCGCGTCACAGGCCTCCAGGAAGAGCAAACTGGTGGCAG ccaaagctgctgctgctgccagcCAGTGA
- the LOC144053803 gene encoding pleckstrin homology domain-containing family A member 7-like isoform X5, translating to MFSITPHPMSAALVKLLSVALLLDEENKREFEIHNQRSTTFRHPVTGRVSPDNIDFLLQEQLLSPRVMSQPGVEQLSSTTVSEVSTITTSSAVDTNSTSKGSRPGGSRVHSFGKREHSIKRNPNVPVVVRGWLYKQDSSGMRLWKRKWFVLSEFCLFYYKDSREEAVLGSIPLPSYVMSPVGPEDHISRKYAFKAGHPGRGSRVYKSNSVIGSQAEHPGMRTYYFSADTQEDMNTWLRAMNQAANMKGPVDTGGRQSDQSDHFHMMRHQTVTHTNHIYNHKAPEPHRPAVHEVLLEPIHHDPNDRRSFHKDSPVATEMDTHASLPANPTATALPPPNHTSSSAPVSRVPSRAPSRSPSTLPPGVAARNGLVETPSPILEPNGIAAGTYQRASEAPQEMRRRSTLDQVEQWVKVQKAEHKGPPSRDNTLPRRTPPAQPKFGTLDAHQTLPKTPRHSPPMARLGEYKYAQDRLSHFHLTPELGGPSSNTVLQLYEWQQRQQYRHGSPTAPLYTPAPDYPFGARPPSTIPPAAKHKGPPRCVSVPPSPVDIPPPGVSRTLSPAHRPHTPIDRVTVRPSANVSVVDSMFAISPRRTKSQIFKASTLERRSLPPSNYITHTVSAPSLHGKTPDELTLLLIQLRRQQAKMAAARQHTLEQLQRHGLLTAGPLIAVDPLPTLNHLSLGETQVDDTYKQLKQDLGYLDLKVAGSQTLKASGKPVMVAESDVDVKLSRLCEQDKILKDLEVRISSLKKDKDKLESVLDVSHQQMELFQEQPAHVHKIAYQQRLLQEDLVSIRAQISRLSTEMTQAWDEYGWLEKSVEQLRAVLQARMNHSATLQQEKGEMKRELWRIEDVMAGLSGSKANYKVSIDSVQNPERKLVPSVSEPSVPSSSADIQPPPRSSVPSVFSQTLPHNFVPKWAEDGAPPRPPLPRMYDYEETPPAVPPLPKEASAVIRHMSVRGLKRQSDERKRDREGGHYVPNGDCKTDLRSFLSEPELLAITHHNTNADYQYPDHKAGLSGASWKNQSDALSSFVTLRRCPGTAVDRERPKSALDCLSSEYLGGAPPPTRGGRMSAEEQLERMKRHQRALVRERKRNLSQGERTSAPPATSVLDWREERPGAEGQSDEGHMEGADEWVTAKATLIREVDVEPLDYDLDISRELSMPQKVSIPERYVESDPEEPLSPEEEEERSLRTERIRKILTKSNVQNFQSTSLDLSELDSVLQEQDKIMKTSWALASQASRKSKLVAAKAAAAASQ from the exons GCTACTGAGTCCTCGCGTCATGTCCCAACCCGGCGTGGAGCAGCTCTCCAGCACCACCGTCAGCGAGGTCTCCACCATCACCACCTCTTCCGCCGTGGACACCAACTCCACCTCCAAG ggTTCTCGCCCTGGCGGCAGCAGGGTACACAGTTTTGGCAAGAGAGAGCATTCCATCAAGAGGAACCCAAATGTGCCTGTTGTGGTCCGAGGATGGCTGTACAAACAG GACAGCTCCGGGATGCGTCTTTGGAAGAGGAAATGGTTCGTCTTGTCTGAATTCTGCCTCTTCTACTACAAAg ACAGCAGAGAGGAGGCGGTCCTGGGCAGCATTCCGCTTCCCAGCTATGTCATGTCACCCGTGGGACCCGAGGACCACATCAGCCGCAAGTACGCCTTCAAG GCCGGCCACCCGGGCAGGGGTTCGCGGGTTTACAAAAGCAACTCTGTGATTGGCTCACAGGCAGAGCACCCGGGCATGCGCACGTACTACTTCAGCGCTGACACGCAGGAGGACATgaacacctggctgagggccaTGAACCAAGCCGCCAACATGAAAGGTCCCGTCGACACAGGCGGCAG ACAATCTGACCAGTCGGATCACTTCCACATGATGCGTCATCAGACCGTCACGCACACCAACCACATCTACAACCACAAAGCTCCAGAACCCCATAGACCCGCCGTCCACGAGGTTCTCCTGGAGCCCATCCATCACGACCCCAATGACCGTCGCAGCTTCCACAAAGACTCTCCTGTCGCCACGGAGATGGACACCCACGCCTCCCTCCCCGCCAACCCCACGGCCACCGCCCTCCCGCCGCCGAACCACACGTCCTCGTCGGCGCCCGTGTCCAGGGTGCCGTCTCGAGCTCCCTCGCGGTCTCCCTCCACACTGCCCCCGGGTGTCGCCGCCAGGAACGGCCTGGTGGAGACGCCCAGCCCCATCTTGGAGCCCAATGGGATCGCGGCGGGGACGTACCAGAGGGCATCGGAAGCCCCCCAGGaaatgaggaggaggagtaCTCTGGACCAGGTGGAGCAGTGGGTCAAGGTGCAGAAAGCTGAACATAAAGG TCCTCCATCCCGAGACAACACCCTTCCCCGCCGTACGCCGCCAGCCCAACCCAAGTTCGGCACCCTGGATGCACACCAGACCCTGCCAAAGACCCCCCGCCACAGCCCCCCGATGGCACGCCTCGGCGAGTACAAGTACGCCCAGGACCGCCTGAGCCACTTCCACCTCACCCCTGAACTGGGCGGCCCGAGTTCTAACACGGTCCTGCAGCTGTACGAGTGGCAGCAGCGCCAGCAGTATCGCCACGGCAGCCCCACGGCGCCGCTCTACACGCCGGCTCCGGACTACCCTTTCGGTGCCCGGCCGCCGTCCACCATTCCTCCAGCCGCCAAGCACAAAGGGCCACCGCGCTGCGTGTCGGTTCCGCCGTCGCCCGTGGACATCCCGCCACCGGGCGTCAGCAGGACCTTGTCGCCCGCCCACCGCCCGCACACGCCGATTGATCGCGTGACAGTGAGACCCTCGGCCAATGTGTCGGTGGTGGACAGCATGTTCGCCATTTCACCGCGCAGGACCAAGTCTCAGATCTTCAAG GCATCCACCTTGGAGAGGCGCTCTCTGCCTCCATCTAACTACATCACGCACACGGTCAGTGCGCCCAGCCTCCATGGGAAAACG CCCGATGAGCTCACCCTGCTCCTCATTCAGCTGCGCCGGCAGCAGGCCAAGATGGCGGCCGCCCGCCAGCACACGCTGGAGCAGCTGCAGCGCCACGGCCTGTTGACCGCGGGCCCCCTCATCGCCGTCGACCCACTTCCTACGCTAAACCACCTCAGTCTGGGCGAAACACAG GTGGATGACACGTACAAGCAGCTGAAGCAAGACCTGGGGTATCTGGACCTGAAG GTGGCCGGAAGTCAAACGCTGAAGGCGTCGGGGAAGCCCGTCATGGTCGCAGAGAGCGACGTGGAT GTGAAGCTGAGTCGGCTGTGCGAGCAAGACAAGATACTGAAGGACTTGGAAGTGCGAATCAGCTCATTGAAGAAGGATAAG GACAAGCTGGAGAGTGTGCTGGACGTGTCCCACCAGCAGATGGAGCTGTTCCAGGAGCAGCCGGCCCACGTGCACAAAATCGCCTACCAGCAGAGACTCCTGCAGGAGGACCTGGTCTCTATCAGGGCCCAGATATCCCGACTCTCCACG GAAATGACGCAGGCCTGGGATGAGTACGGTTGGCTGGAGAAATCGGTGGAGCAGCTGAGGGCGGTGTTGCAGGCCCGCATGAACCACAGCGCCACTTTGCAG CAGGAAAAAGGTGAGATGAAGCGCGAGCTGTGGAGGATCGAGGATGTGATGGCGGGATTGAGCGGCAGCAAAGCCAATTACAAAGTTAGCATCGACTCTGTGCAGAATCCAG AGAGGAAGTTAGTGCCTTCCGTGTCAGAGCCCAGCGTGCCTTCTTCCAGTGCCGACATCCAGCCGCCTCCCCGTAGCTCCGTCCCGAGCGTCTTCTCGCAAACGTTGCCTCACAACTTTGTGCCAAAGTGG GCAGAGGACGGCGCTCCGCCCCGACCGCCGCTCCCTCGCATGTACGACTATGAGGAGACGCCGCCTGCCGTGCCGCCGCTGCCCAAGGAGGCGTCGGCGGTCATCCGCCATATGTCGGTGCGAGGCCTCAAGCGGCAGTCTGATGAGAGGAAGCGGGACCGGGAGGGCGGACACTATGTCCCCAATGGAGACTGTAAG ACTGACTTGCGTTCGTTCCTGAGTGAACCCGAGCTTCTGGCCATCACCCACCACAACACCAATGCAGACTACCAGTATCCTGACCATAAAG CAGGTCTGTCGGGCGCGTCATGGAAGAATCAGTCGGATGCCTTGTCATCCTTCGTCACATTGAGGAGATGCCCCGGAACTGCTGTGGATAGG GAGCGACCCAAGAGTGCCTTGGATTGTTTGTCGTCTGAGTACCTGGGCGGCGCCCCTCCTCCTACCCGTGGCGGCCGAATGAGCGCCGAGGAGCAGCTGGAGCGCATGAAGCGCCACCAGAGGGCGCTGGTGCGCGAACGGAAGCGGAACCTCAGCCAGGGCGAACGCACAAGCGCCCCACCAGCCACCTCC GTCTTGGATTGGCGGGAGGAGCGTCCCGGAGCCGAAGGTCAAAGTGACGAAGGTCACATGGAGGGAGCAGATGAGTGGGTGACGGCCAAGGCCACGCTGATCCGAGAAGTGGACGTGGAACCTTTGGACTACGACCTCGACATCAGCAGAGAG CTGTCCATGCCGCAAAAGGTGTCCATCCCGGAACGTTACGTGGAGTCGGATCCCGAGGAGCCGCTGAGCccggaggaagaggaagagcgaAGTCTTCGTACGGAACGTATCAGGAAGATCCTCACAAAGTCCAA CGTTCAGAATTTCCAGTCGACATCGTTGGACCTGAGCGAGCTGGACTCGGTTCTCCAAGAGCAGGACAAGATCATGAAAACATCATGGGCGCTCGCGTCACAGGCCTCCAGGAAGAGCAAACTGGTGGCAG ccaaagctgctgctgctgccagcCAGTGA